A region of the Mus pahari chromosome 15, PAHARI_EIJ_v1.1, whole genome shotgun sequence genome:
gaggtgagggaCATTAATGATAACCCGCCTGTGTTCTCAGTAAAGGAGCAAAAAATGTTAATTTACGAATCTAGGTTGCCAGATTCTTTGTTTCCACTAGAGGGCGCATCAGATGCTGATGTTGGATTAAATTCTATGTTAACCTATAAACTCAGTCCCAGCGAAAACTTTGGGCTAGATGTGAAATCAAACAGCGATGGCAACAAACAAATTGGACTCTTGTTGAAAAAATTCTTGGACAGAGAAGATGCCCCTGAGCATAAGTTACTGCTGACAGCCACGGATGGAGGCAAACCTGAGCTCACAGGCTCTGTTCAGCTGCTGGTCACTGTGCTGGATGTGAATGATAACGCTCCTACTTTCCAGTACCATGAGTATGAAGTGAGAATCTTGGAAAACTCAGACAACGGAACTACAGTTATTAGACTGAATGCTTCTGACAGGGATGAAGGGACGAATTCAGCAATCTCGTACTCCTTTAATAGACTGGTGCCGCCCAGGACTCTTGAGCAGTTTAGCATAGATGCAGATACAGGAGAAATCATAATTCAAGGGAATTTGGACTTTGAGCAAGTAGATGTCTACAAAATCCATGTTGATGCGACAGACAAAGGACACCCTCCGATGGTGGGTCATTGCACTGTTTTAGTGAAGGTATTGGATGAGAATGACAATGTGCCTCAGATCACATTGACTTCCTTATCCCTGCCTGTTCGAGAGGACGCTGCACTAGGTACTGTCATTGCCCTAATTAGCGTTTCGGATCTGGACTCTGGATCCAACGGGCAGGTGACCTGCTCCCTGAATCCTCATGTCCCCTTCAAGTTGGTGTCCACTTTCAAGAACTATTATTCGCTTGTGCTGGACAGCGCCCTGGACCGAGAGACCACAGCTGACTATCAGGTGGTGGTGACAGCGCGGGACGGGGGTTCTCCTTCTTTGTGGACCACAGCCAGTGTGTCTGTGGAGGTGGCTGACGTGAATGACAATGCTCCTGCATTCGCGCAGCCTGAATACACGGTGTTTGTGAGGGAGAACAACCCGCCTGGCGCGCACGTCTTCACGGTGTCGGCGATGGATGCGGACGCGCAGGAGAACGCTCTGGTGTCCTACTCGCTGGTGGAGCGGAGGGTGGGCGAGCGCTTGCTGTCAAGTTATGTGTCCGTGCACGCGGAGAGCGGCAAGGTGTTCGCGCTGCAGCCTCTGGACCATGAGGAGCTGGAGCTGCTGCAGTTCCAGGTGAGCGCGAGGGATGCTGGTGTGCCTACCCTGGGCAGCAATGTGACTCTGCAGGTGTTTGTACTGGATGAGAACGACAATGTGCCCACGCTGCTTGGACCTTGGACACAAGGAACCAGTGGTGTAGTGAGCGAACTTGTGTCACCTTCAGTGGGTGCTGGCCAGGTGGTCACTAAGGTGCGTGCAGTAGATGCCGATTCTGGCTACAATGCCTGGTTGTCTTATGAGCTGCATCCTTTAGCAAGTGGAACACGGAGCCTGTTCAGGGTAGGCCTGTACACGGGCGAGATCAGTACCACGCGTGCCCTTGAGGAGGCAGATGCACTACGCCATCGCCTATTAGTGCTGGTGAAGGACCATGGGGAGCCAGTACTGATGGCCACAGCCACCGTGTTAGTGTCTTTGGTTGAGAACAGCCAGACTCCAAAAGCCTCTTCGCGAGCAGCAGGCTCCACGGGCCGGGAAGTTTCGTTAGTGAATGTCAATGTGTACCTGATCATTGCCATCTGCGCGGTGTCCAGCCTGCTAGTTCTAACCCTCATGGTATACACCGCACTGCGGTGCTCAGTTCCGCCTACAGAGGCTGTGTGCGGGGCAGGGAAGCCTGTGCTGGTGTGCTCTAGTGCAGTAGGGAGCTGGTCGTACTCACAACAGAGGAGACAGAAGGTTTGTTCTGGAGAGGGACCACCCAAAACCGATCTCATGGCCTTCAGCCCGGGTCTTCCTCCTTGTCCGGTTGTGGGTGAGCATCAGGATTTAAACGAAGATCATAGCTCAAGAGTAAGTCCAAGATTTCATaactatttaaaatttgtattgttttctatAGTTAGTTTcgtattttctcattttaaattttatttattaaactgggctaagcattttaattttattatttccctcataatcttcatttgtttttgatcTTGCATGTAAATGGAATTAAGCATTATTATGCACATTTTCACTATACAGCTTTAAAAATTAAGCTAAAAAATTGGTTACATTTGCCCTTTTCTACCACACAGTTTatatttgtgttaatttttttctgagcaaTTACATAGGGTattcatatttttgtattttaacagTAGGAGGagaattattttgaatatattgtTTTTTCATAGGACATTTTATAGGACACAATTGGGTCACGCAAGGTCctgccagacaagcactctatGAATGATCTATATAACA
Encoded here:
- the LOC115065521 gene encoding protocadherin alpha-6-like, whose protein sequence is METKQEVFEMDFTTEGRLGTRCLLLSLLLLAAWEAGSGQLHYSVPEEAKHGTFVGRIAQDLGLELTELVPRLFRMASKDRGDLLEVNLQNGILFVNSRIDREELCGRSAECSIHLEVIVDRPLQVFHVEVEVRDINDNPPVFSVKEQKMLIYESRLPDSLFPLEGASDADVGLNSMLTYKLSPSENFGLDVKSNSDGNKQIGLLLKKFLDREDAPEHKLLLTATDGGKPELTGSVQLLVTVLDVNDNAPTFQYHEYEVRILENSDNGTTVIRLNASDRDEGTNSAISYSFNRLVPPRTLEQFSIDADTGEIIIQGNLDFEQVDVYKIHVDATDKGHPPMVGHCTVLVKVLDENDNVPQITLTSLSLPVREDAALGTVIALISVSDLDSGSNGQVTCSLNPHVPFKLVSTFKNYYSLVLDSALDRETTADYQVVVTARDGGSPSLWTTASVSVEVADVNDNAPAFAQPEYTVFVRENNPPGAHVFTVSAMDADAQENALVSYSLVERRVGERLLSSYVSVHAESGKVFALQPLDHEELELLQFQVSARDAGVPTLGSNVTLQVFVLDENDNVPTLLGPWTQGTSGVVSELVSPSVGAGQVVTKVRAVDADSGYNAWLSYELHPLASGTRSLFRVGLYTGEISTTRALEEADALRHRLLVLVKDHGEPVLMATATVLVSLVENSQTPKASSRAAGSTGREVSLVNVNVYLIIAICAVSSLLVLTLMVYTALRCSVPPTEAVCGAGKPVLVCSSAVGSWSYSQQRRQKVCSGEGPPKTDLMAFSPGLPPCPVVGEHQDLNEDHSSRVIEGNVQINGKFGGYIMEKFLWENIDNNQYFGKEITLSK